From a region of the Odoribacter splanchnicus DSM 20712 genome:
- a CDS encoding GldG family protein, producing MKKIIKDIISILTVILLVNIFSFFIFFRWDFTKTKRYSLSKVSKTSIRNNVEPIVVDFYVTEDLPQDTKKLVKEFRSLLKEYKSLSNVSFTINTIYPDNTEKEFKATQEGIIPSFNEIRERDLEKIQKIYCGAVFHIGNNKTVLPNISFNTPIEYEITRMLKQASDTIKPRIGFVRGHGETTLNLMSELVDELSHLTDITVVDLNLNTYEDCNVLCLINPKDNFSPYEIAQLEKFLSKGGRLFIALNHAIGLLDHPNNGYINSTGVEDMLEKKGLKIRNDFIIDNNCGVCNFEQQYGYLKFQRSVSFPYCPVITNFSKHTITYGLRSMLLMFASSIEQIKTPTPYIFTPLAQSSSISGVQQAPVCFDLEKQWTQRDFNRPHNIVAALLTNDDNNSAIVTITDADFLINQSAIDGHTDNITFALNSIEWLADNSGLIQLRNKFTTFPVLEPVGDTSREVLKYINFLLPILIILGIAFYRYKRNLRKREDRSHPGYID from the coding sequence ATGAAGAAAATTATAAAAGATATTATATCCATTCTCACAGTAATATTACTCGTGAATATTTTCTCTTTTTTCATTTTTTTCCGTTGGGATTTTACCAAAACCAAACGTTATTCCCTGAGTAAAGTCAGCAAGACCAGTATCCGTAATAACGTCGAACCCATTGTTGTCGATTTTTATGTCACCGAAGATCTGCCCCAGGATACGAAAAAGCTGGTAAAAGAATTCCGTTCATTGCTGAAGGAATATAAATCTCTCAGTAATGTCAGTTTTACGATAAACACCATTTACCCGGATAACACAGAAAAGGAATTTAAAGCGACCCAGGAAGGAATTATCCCGTCATTCAACGAGATCCGGGAAAGGGATCTGGAGAAAATCCAGAAAATTTATTGCGGAGCTGTATTTCATATCGGCAACAACAAGACCGTACTCCCCAACATTTCATTCAATACACCCATTGAATATGAAATTACCCGGATGTTGAAACAAGCCTCCGATACCATCAAACCCCGGATCGGTTTTGTTCGCGGACACGGCGAAACGACCCTTAACTTAATGTCGGAACTGGTCGACGAACTATCTCATCTGACGGACATTACGGTTGTAGATCTGAATCTGAACACTTATGAAGATTGTAATGTACTCTGCCTGATCAATCCCAAAGACAACTTTTCCCCCTATGAAATCGCCCAACTGGAAAAATTTCTTTCCAAAGGCGGACGGCTTTTCATCGCTTTGAATCATGCAATCGGACTGTTGGATCATCCGAACAATGGATACATCAATTCCACAGGCGTGGAAGATATGCTCGAGAAAAAAGGACTGAAAATCAGGAACGACTTTATCATCGACAATAATTGCGGGGTATGTAATTTCGAACAACAATACGGTTATCTGAAATTCCAGCGTAGTGTCAGTTTCCCGTATTGCCCGGTGATCACCAATTTCAGCAAGCATACGATTACTTACGGCCTACGGTCCATGCTACTCATGTTTGCCAGCAGTATAGAACAGATCAAAACCCCGACGCCTTATATTTTCACTCCTCTGGCACAAAGTTCCTCCATTTCGGGAGTGCAGCAAGCTCCGGTATGTTTCGATCTGGAAAAGCAATGGACCCAGCGCGATTTCAACCGTCCGCACAATATCGTCGCAGCCTTACTGACGAACGACGATAACAACAGTGCCATCGTCACCATCACCGATGCCGATTTCCTGATCAACCAGTCGGCTATCGACGGCCATACGGACAACATCACTTTTGCTTTAAATTCTATCGAATGGCTGGCAGACAATTCCGGGCTGATTCAGTTGCGAAATAAATTCACCACCTTCCCGGTACTGGAACCTGTCGGAGACACCAGCCGGGAAGTGTTGAAGTACATCAATTTCCTTTTACCGATCCTGATTATTCTGGGAATCGCCTTTTACCGATACAAACGTAACCTGAGAAAACGGGAGGACCGTTCTCATCCAGGTTATATCGATTAA
- a CDS encoding ABC transporter permease, which translates to MNTVKILVHKELATTFNSWSIYIGYTLFFCVCGFFSWLSSNNLLYIGQANMMQVFGIINWTQFFLIPALTMKSIADEKRNGTIELMLTKPIKTADLLCSKFFSNLIITTLALALTLPYYITLSFLGEVDHGAVLLGYLGLIEMSACYICIGIFSSSLSRTAVSAFFISLGIGLCFQFLFGMFAEQIGTGIFADLFSYLSMEEHFDSLSRGILDSRDIIYFGSVITVFLALSKFFICKSRF; encoded by the coding sequence ATGAATACGGTTAAAATACTCGTTCATAAAGAATTAGCCACAACATTCAATTCATGGAGTATCTATATCGGGTATACCCTGTTTTTCTGTGTTTGCGGATTTTTTTCATGGCTTTCCAGTAATAATCTTTTATACATCGGACAGGCCAATATGATGCAGGTATTCGGTATTATCAACTGGACACAGTTTTTTCTGATTCCAGCCCTCACCATGAAAAGTATTGCCGACGAAAAAAGAAACGGAACGATCGAATTAATGCTGACCAAGCCTATAAAAACAGCCGACCTGCTTTGTAGTAAATTCTTTTCCAATTTAATTATCACGACACTGGCATTGGCCCTGACACTACCCTATTATATTACGCTCTCTTTCTTAGGAGAGGTGGATCATGGAGCAGTCCTTTTAGGCTATCTGGGCCTGATCGAGATGAGTGCATGTTATATCTGTATCGGCATCTTCTCCTCTTCCTTGTCCCGTACTGCCGTATCGGCTTTTTTCATCAGCCTCGGTATCGGTTTGTGTTTCCAATTTTTATTCGGCATGTTTGCTGAACAGATCGGGACCGGCATTTTTGCAGATCTATTCAGTTATCTCTCTATGGAAGAACATTTTGATTCGTTGTCAAGAGGCATACTGGATTCCCGGGATATTATTTATTTCGGATCGGTCATCACGGTTTTTCTGGCTTTATCGAAGTTTTTCATATGTAAGAGCCGATTTTAA
- a CDS encoding ATP-binding cassette domain-containing protein encodes MDVVVENLTKSFGYQKAVDSVSFEVKKGEILGFLGPNGAGKTTTLKIMSCFLFPDYGNIRIGKYSIHKNPYKIKQIIGYLPEHNPLYEEMNVIDFLDFIARVHNIPKYKIIPKVMDMIRMCGLDNEKHKTIRELSKGYRQRVGLAQALIHDPEVLLLDEPTTGLDPNQIVEIRELIKNIGREKTVIMSSHILAEIEATCDRVLIINKGKIVADGTSAELRNKSDKGKLLKICIQGGEDEDIYNELALIPELENIISSTPHHFEIQCERATEIEKKIFDICCQNNWYISEMTPVETRLEDIFRQVTKN; translated from the coding sequence ATGGATGTTGTGGTTGAAAATCTGACAAAGTCTTTCGGCTATCAGAAAGCAGTAGACTCTGTGAGCTTCGAAGTCAAAAAAGGAGAGATTCTGGGATTTCTGGGACCGAACGGTGCCGGTAAAACCACCACCCTGAAGATCATGTCGTGCTTTCTATTTCCGGATTATGGAAACATCCGTATCGGTAAATATTCCATCCATAAAAACCCCTATAAAATCAAACAAATCATCGGTTATCTACCCGAGCACAATCCACTCTACGAAGAGATGAATGTGATCGATTTTCTGGATTTCATCGCCCGGGTACACAATATTCCCAAATATAAGATCATCCCCAAAGTCATGGACATGATCCGGATGTGTGGCCTGGACAATGAAAAACACAAAACCATCCGGGAGTTATCCAAAGGCTATCGCCAGCGGGTAGGATTGGCCCAGGCGTTGATCCATGATCCGGAGGTATTGCTGCTCGACGAACCGACCACCGGACTCGATCCGAATCAGATCGTCGAAATCAGGGAACTGATCAAAAATATCGGCAGGGAAAAAACGGTGATCATGAGTTCACATATCCTGGCAGAGATCGAAGCGACCTGTGACCGGGTGCTGATCATCAATAAAGGAAAAATCGTCGCTGACGGAACTTCTGCCGAACTGCGCAACAAATCCGATAAAGGCAAGCTACTGAAGATTTGTATTCAGGGCGGAGAAGACGAAGATATCTACAACGAACTGGCATTGATTCCGGAACTGGAAAACATCATTTCCTCCACTCCGCATCATTTTGAAATCCAATGTGAGCGGGCTACTGAAATTGAGAAAAAGATTTTCGATATTTGTTGCCAAAATAACTGGTATATCAGCGAAATGACTCCCGTGGAAACTCGTCTGGAAGATATCTTCCGCCAGGTAACTAAAAATTAA